The Macadamia integrifolia cultivar HAES 741 chromosome 3, SCU_Mint_v3, whole genome shotgun sequence genome segment ACTTCACCAGCCACACTTCTCGTTTCAAGTTTTGCTATCTGTGGTATTCAGATCAGTGAGCATAAAGATAACCTAAGGTGGGCTTTTGCTCTTTGCATCTCTCTACTTTTCTCTGTCCTGCACAAAATGAAGCAGCCCCGGAGAAAACAAGCAGAGGTATTACTCTTTtgtctttttctcatttttgttGATTTGGATTTCCAAAGACTTTAATGTTGTTTTCTTTTGTCCATTTCCTTTTTTTACTTCTAAATTGGAAAATTGCAGTCGACTTGGGTTGAAATCTTGTGTTTCGGTTGCACCTGCCTACAGCTTTTTTGGCCGAGAAGTGTTCTAAAGAAATGGCTCAACATCAGCTCCAGAGAGTCTGATTTCAGTGCTGATCCCGACGAAGGTGATAGCGGCTCCGATTTTGATGATGAAGGTaagagaataaaaaacaaagaagattacCCAGAcccaaattttttctttaatttgtaATTAAGGCTTGAGTTTTAATGGTTACTACTTCTTTATACAAGTGTAAAAACCCTATTTTAGATTTTGGTTCAATCAAACTTTTATTTGTGCAGATTTCTGTCGTTGGGGACGAGATTCGACCTTCGGAGTCCAAAAAGGCCAGTGCAGTGGTAATGCGTACAATATAATtgtggattttgatttttcaattctGAGTGCCATTTATGTTTTCTGGTTGGACCTTGGTGCCCTATGAATAACataatttcactttttttttttgtggggagagggggggggtgttggtggAACTTTTTTACGTTTTTTTAATCCTTGAAGGTTAACTgctataaaattttgatttccaGGAATGAGTGCTTTGTATAAAAATTACCCTCCCCGTTATGAGCATAAAACTACCTTTAGGGGGCCATTTTCAACATTGTTTGCCATTATAGAGGGAGGCATGGATGCTCCCATTTGAGTCtagttgattttttatgtattATTGAAACTAGGAAGGCAAATGGGCTGAACGGAGAAGGAAAAATTTAGTGTTCCTGAATGGACTTAGTGAATTTGAGACAATGCTAGAATCTATGGTGAATCTAATGGAAAGAGTAATGATCTATTCAAGTATATTTGGGATTTCCTTGGCCTTTGGAGCCAGTCTTGCAAAGAAAATTAAAGTCAAGATCTTTGGTATTCTGATAGGATAATAATTTTATTATCCCCCTTCCCTAATTATGTAAGCTTGAGATTCTCTGTTTCTCTTAAATTTCCTGAGTGTTGATGACTTAGGTTTTGGCCTTTTTGCGACATTTGGTTCCTTTTGTCTCCTTACCCTCTAGTTAATAACtcccataaaaaaaagaaggaaaaaaagtatTAGTTGCCTTGTTTCCATGAACACATAAGACAACGCCTGTGCTTGTAATCTTATTCTTTTTATTGATATTCCATTAATTGACCCTTAAAATTATCCCAATAATCTGTCTAGTACAGTTGAAGGCTGGAGACATTTTCAATTAAGGGGAAAGGAAGCGCACGACGACAGTGTGCAAATTCTTGTGCGTGGCCTCTCAGATACCACCCATGGGTCCCAAAgtctctctcctcattaaatGCCCACACCTATTGGATGATTCGTCACCCTCCCCTCCTACCATCACAAAGATGCATTCTGGTATCGTATGAAATTCTCTCTGTTAAATtaataaacataaaataattAGAAAGAATTGCTCCCACAACTTTGTCTACGATTACTTACTCATCATTGGAAATACTAGGATGTTGTGTTTCTATTTGGAAGACAGTATCATGTATCTGTTCATTCTCTTAATTGGTTACTTTGCCTACATGTCCACATGATTCTGTGATGTGCTTCCTTATGActtatatttaattttcttttttgcatgCTTCCttcttgttgggtttctttctatttattgCCTCCATGGTGTTGCATTCTCCATTAATAACTTCATGGCCTTAATATATAGGGGCCTCTGAAAATCTTCCCAAGTTGAGGAGACGGCATTCAGAAACCCTTCGAGCTCAATACATAAACACCAAAGAACTCAGGCATGTTAGACAGCTTTTGAAGGAAGATGGGGGAGAATCACTTTACTCAGTTTTTTACATTTCATATGTTATGCTCTTATTGCTAACTCCAGTTTTGGAATTATTAGGATTTGTGTTGGGACCTGGAATGTTGGAGGTAAACTTCCGCCTGATGACCTAGATATATCAGATTGGCTAAAAACGGATGAGCCTGCCGATATGTATGTGATTGGGTAAGTTGATAGGCTGCTTCAATGGCAGTTCCATCCCTTCAAAAACTTGTGCCATTATAtttattcttcttattttccCACTTTTCAATTAAAGCAAAGTAGTTATGGCTTTTGTTTGCCCCCTTATAtatcacaatcattaattgTATATTATTATCCAAAAATTTTCTGATTAAGTCCATTTTAGAGTGACAGTACTTTATCTTTGTAGTTTTCAGGAGATTGTCCCATTAAATGCTGGGAATATCTTTGGTGCTGAGGATAAGCGCCCAGTTCCAAAATGGGAAAATGTTATTCGTGAAACACTGAACAGATTTAGACCAGAGAAGCAAAAGTATAAATGCTACAGTGTTCCTCCTTCGCCATCAAGGTTCAAGCAATCAGAGGATGTCCCTGATATAGAAGATGAAATCCTTGCTGAAAGTGAGAGCGATAGAGATGAGGAAGTCTATCCATTGGATGACGAATTTAATGGTTCTGATGAAATCAAGGATGCTGCCACCACAAGTGAGGATGTATTTGTAAGATCTGAAGATTCAAACTCCAATGAAAATTCTGATATGGTATCATCAAGAGTACAGGTTCCACAAAGGCagttttcttcctcaaagaGATTCGATAGGTTAAATTGCTTTCAGACAGGTGATTCCATGTACAATGCAGAGACATCAACTCCCCACCAGAAAGGAATATTATCTAAAACACTAAGTGGGACAGAAAGGATTGGTTTGAACTGGCCCGAACCACCAATGGACCTGCTAACTAAGCATGTTTTAGAAAGACCAAATTCCTTCAAATCAGTCAAGTCTTTTAAAGCATCTCACTCTTTTAAGACATCTAGGTGTGGGGATTACAGAGGGGCATCAGAAACAGCTTTGCTAACCAATATTGATCTGGAAACCATTGTACGCCACAAAAGATCACCTTTTGTAAGGATAGTAAGTAAGCAAATGGTTGGGATTTTCCTTTCTATATGGGTTCGTAGAAGC includes the following:
- the LOC122074465 gene encoding type I inositol polyphosphate 5-phosphatase 1-like isoform X1; protein product: MKQPRRKQAESTWVEILCFGCTCLQLFWPRSVLKKWLNISSRESDFSADPDEGDSGSDFDDEDFCRWGRDSTFGVQKGQCSGASENLPKLRRRHSETLRAQYINTKELRICVGTWNVGGKLPPDDLDISDWLKTDEPADMYVIGFQEIVPLNAGNIFGAEDKRPVPKWENVIRETLNRFRPEKQKYKCYSVPPSPSRFKQSEDVPDIEDEILAESESDRDEEVYPLDDEFNGSDEIKDAATTSEDVFVRSEDSNSNENSDMVSSRVQVPQRQFSSSKRFDRLNCFQTGDSMYNAETSTPHQKGILSKTLSGTERIGLNWPEPPMDLLTKHVLERPNSFKSVKSFKASHSFKTSRCGDYRGASETALLTNIDLETIVRHKRSPFVRIVSKQMVGIFLSIWVRRSLRRHIQNLKVSTVGVGIMGYIGNKGSVSVSMSVYQTLFCFICSHLTSGEKEVDELKRNADVQEIHRRTQFNPISGIGFPKTILDHERIIWFGDLNYRINLSYEKIRELISKKEWPQLIEKDQLMKELRKGRAFDGWWEGTLNFPPTYKYEFNSEKYYGEDPKAGRRNPAWCDRVLSLGNGMRLLKYKRVEHMLSDHRPVTAIYVAEVEVCCHRKLQRALTFTDAELEDEVIADMEFDVGKSQQRVEEGISDWER
- the LOC122074465 gene encoding type IV inositol polyphosphate 5-phosphatase 3-like isoform X2, translated to MKQPRRKQAELFWPRSVLKKWLNISSRESDFSADPDEGDSGSDFDDEDFCRWGRDSTFGVQKGQCSGASENLPKLRRRHSETLRAQYINTKELRICVGTWNVGGKLPPDDLDISDWLKTDEPADMYVIGFQEIVPLNAGNIFGAEDKRPVPKWENVIRETLNRFRPEKQKYKCYSVPPSPSRFKQSEDVPDIEDEILAESESDRDEEVYPLDDEFNGSDEIKDAATTSEDVFVRSEDSNSNENSDMVSSRVQVPQRQFSSSKRFDRLNCFQTGDSMYNAETSTPHQKGILSKTLSGTERIGLNWPEPPMDLLTKHVLERPNSFKSVKSFKASHSFKTSRCGDYRGASETALLTNIDLETIVRHKRSPFVRIVSKQMVGIFLSIWVRRSLRRHIQNLKVSTVGVGIMGYIGNKGSVSVSMSVYQTLFCFICSHLTSGEKEVDELKRNADVQEIHRRTQFNPISGIGFPKTILDHERIIWFGDLNYRINLSYEKIRELISKKEWPQLIEKDQLMKELRKGRAFDGWWEGTLNFPPTYKYEFNSEKYYGEDPKAGRRNPAWCDRVLSLGNGMRLLKYKRVEHMLSDHRPVTAIYVAEVEVCCHRKLQRALTFTDAELEDEVIADMEFDVGKSQQRVEEGISDWER
- the LOC122074465 gene encoding type IV inositol polyphosphate 5-phosphatase 3-like isoform X3; this encodes MGPKVSLLIKCPHLLDDSSPSPPTITKMHSGASENLPKLRRRHSETLRAQYINTKELRICVGTWNVGGKLPPDDLDISDWLKTDEPADMYVIGFQEIVPLNAGNIFGAEDKRPVPKWENVIRETLNRFRPEKQKYKCYSVPPSPSRFKQSEDVPDIEDEILAESESDRDEEVYPLDDEFNGSDEIKDAATTSEDVFVRSEDSNSNENSDMVSSRVQVPQRQFSSSKRFDRLNCFQTGDSMYNAETSTPHQKGILSKTLSGTERIGLNWPEPPMDLLTKHVLERPNSFKSVKSFKASHSFKTSRCGDYRGASETALLTNIDLETIVRHKRSPFVRIVSKQMVGIFLSIWVRRSLRRHIQNLKVSTVGVGIMGYIGNKGSVSVSMSVYQTLFCFICSHLTSGEKEVDELKRNADVQEIHRRTQFNPISGIGFPKTILDHERIIWFGDLNYRINLSYEKIRELISKKEWPQLIEKDQLMKELRKGRAFDGWWEGTLNFPPTYKYEFNSEKYYGEDPKAGRRNPAWCDRVLSLGNGMRLLKYKRVEHMLSDHRPVTAIYVAEVEVCCHRKLQRALTFTDAELEDEVIADMEFDVGKSQQRVEEGISDWER